Genomic DNA from Coffea arabica cultivar ET-39 chromosome 7e, Coffea Arabica ET-39 HiFi, whole genome shotgun sequence:
ACGCTTTTCATATCCTGGATGGGGGGATCACTTGTAGGAATTCCTCAACAAAAAATAGGAAAACCATATGATAGGTTGTAGTTCATATGAAAATCTCAAGAATTAAAATTTCTAGAttcaatttttccttcttaAATCTCGCATCTCGTTTCTTCCCATTTTATAAGTCAATAATCCTACTTTGAACAAGAaagtctaaaaaaaaaaaaaaaaaaattctctgcAACTACAGCTATTTAATCTATTTCAAACCGGATCAGATAGATACACTACTACACTCTCTGATTTTTTTATATCAAGAAGCATTATACTTCTTATGTGATGTACGAGAGAGGTTTAAAAAAAGGCTCTCCCTAGCCATTAGACCCAACGCCCAGTGATTAAAGTGTCAATTAAGTCGGTCTTTTATTGCATGACTCCTTATAAACAACTCTCTCCCAATCAAATTACTAGAAGTTAGGTGCTGCTCAGTTCTTCCGCATTAATTAATGCTGTTGTTTGTAACATGTGATGATGTCTGTCTCTTTATCTGTGTTTGCGTGCGTGGAGGTAAAAAATGTAGATGGACTGGAGATGTTCAAAAGTATATGATGGTCCAGAATGTTGTTGGCATGTCAAGCAGAAGCGACCATGTGGAGTGCAAAATCTTCTTCTTACCATCAGCGATTCAGCGTTAATGAAATATATTATTAACTAAAACTATCAATCAGTCATTTGAGTTATTGGATCGCGGAGAAATCTGTCAATAAGAGTTGaagaggataaaaaaaaaaaaaaaaaaaggacgctccggtttggattgttattttatGCCGGAAAGTTGCGCCGTTTTTCGTGATcatatttttctattatttttttctctcacatacattaaatcgttacagtaattttttcataaaaaatcatgaaaatgcaatccaaacgttgCAATTGgccccgtttggattgcattttccctcatttttcatgaaaaaattattgtagtaatttgatatatgtgagaaaaaaaagtaataagaaaatgtaatcatagaaaacgacgtaatttttcgacgaaaaacggcaatccaaacaaggtccAAAGAGTTTCCCATTGTAGTAACATGCCAAGAAGTGTAATACTTGGTGAAATGATTTTCCGAGATCAATTACAAAATAGTATATGACTCTTTTACTATTAAGTAGCCACCATGTTAATTTCACGGAACCAATTTTTTTGTAATgaatcttttttaaaaaataatactaataaaaGAAAGGGGTAAATTTGTCAGGATATTAGATATCTGTAATAGTGGGAGTAGTGGAGTCTGGACCTGTCTGTAAATTGAAATTCTCCGTGTCAGCTCGATTCCAATGTCACAGCTCCCTAGGAAAGTTAACCAATTTAATAATCACCCTCAATTAATTGATTCCCCCTTCTAATTCCTAATTAATTACCGGTAAATGACAAAAATTAGCCACCGCATTACCTCATGTATACAACTGTGGTATTGTACTATTAAATTACAGTTGAGTCctcaaaatttagaaattttggatttaagtcctcctttcttctctcacttcttaaatttcaccccttatttgaaattcaatttttgcacacatatcatgaatcaaacggtgatagtgtatacactttcagtgtatataagatttacacaaaaaaaaagtgtagTACTATACACTTAAAAATGATGCCATTGCCACTTCCCTTGGGTAAACCAGCGCTAATCCTTCTTTCACCAagtcttttgtatttttttttttcaatcaaataGCAATCCTACTCTATTCAATACTAAAGGAAAACCAAACCATCCTATATAAGAACATTTGAGGAAAAGGACCCGTTAGACCAAATAAGTATACTAAAAAATTATAGGAAAATGACCGCCTAATCTAGAAAATACACTACACGCTCTCTAAACTTTTTTAGCATACGATGCAATTAAATACCTAATTTACAATTCAGAGAGGGATTTGAATCTTATAATGATCACATCATCTCCCCAGTGCCCTCATTATTGGCCACTCCAGAAGAGAATCTCTTTATAATCTTTTGTATTTAATCGATTTTTAGGGGGTAAATCGGCATGCATGCAAATATAAGGTTCGTATTCCTACAGTAACTTctgttttcatatttttccgttcatttttcctctttattCCGTAGGCCTTGGAATTCGGACATTCAAGATTTTTGAGTATTGTAATAGTATAATAAATTTGCAAATCTACTTCCAATAAACCACTTGGGATCCTCagtgacatgttttctatgccaatccaatgccacctataacattgtgccaagtgtcatgttattatttacactttaattgTTTAATAATTCAACTTGGTTTGGTTTAACACAAGTTTTCTTTACCTCTAAAACTTTGAACCAAACTTAACCAACCGGTCTAATTCATATACCAATACTTGTGTAAGGCAACCACTCAAGATCAGTTgctttgggaaaaagaaaaagataacccTAAACAAAATTGCCTCCAAAGTGGTTAATTTTGGTTCAATTCCTGTGTCGATGAATCCAATAACAATCCCTTCACCAGCAGTTTCAGATCCACCTTCTTTTGCCCATCCCAGTTTCTCTGATACTACATCTGAAAATTCATATCCAGTACCGTAGCACTTTATTGGCATTTGTGAAgtaactccagattttccatcTGGGTCATGCAACAGAAAACTTGTAGGTGCTCGCCATTTTGCTGCTTCTGCCATTACTCAGAGGGATATTTAATGCTTCCCAAGATTATGCTTCACCTTTTGATGGTGATGGTCATGGGACGTAACTGTTTCCTTCGCAATAGATAGTTTCCCAGAAAGCTAGGGATGCCATCTGGTTTGTTCTTTGCTCGAGAAAGCTAGGGATGGTAGGGCTTTAATTTGCGTACTTCCTGAATAGATCTTGTCAATTTGCTTCAACAGTCGAACAGTTTTAGCTTATTAGGCAACGGTGCCATAAGCTTTCAGggactttttctctttttgacttTGTTCAAAGCAATCAACGATGAAAAGgtttggactttggaggcaatttTGTTTAgggttatctttttcttttttccaaagcAACTGATCTTCAGTGGTTGCCTTACAAAAGTATTGGTATATGAATTAGAGCGGTTGGTTAAGTTTGGTTCAAAATTTTAGAGGTAGAGAAAACTTGTGTTAAACCAAACCAAgttgaattattaaaaaattaaagtgtaaataataacaggacactTGGCACAATGCTATAGGTGGCATTggattggcatagaaaacatgtcactGAGGATCCCAAGTGCcaataaacaaacaaaatataCAGAGGATTGGAAGTCGGAACTGATGCCTTGCCAGCATCTACGTACGTGGTACGTACTCTTGGTTTGGTAAGTACATCTGTAAGCATCATATTGACCTCAATGTGAAACGTTTTTACCACATTAAACTGGTCATCATGTCCGTTTGCAAAACTCTAGTCACAAAAAGTACCCTCCCAACATCCCAAACCAGCAAAGCACGTCCGTATCTTGAATCCAGTTCAAATGTTCCCAGTCGCTCGGTAGAAGACGTGAAGCTCTGCACGTGAATCAGAGAAGAAGCGTTTGTCGTAAATAACGGATACAGCAGCTGGGCATTTTGGTCTCGAACATGCGATTATAAAAGGTCACTCATGGCACTCTGCCCAATGACCTCATTGTCCTCCCCTCTTACTTCCCCAAACTCTTCTTACTCTCTAGCGTTTTGTGTTTTCACTTTTCATCCACCCCACAACCACAATCCATCCATTCAAGAATGAGAGAGGAGCGAAGGGAACAACAATAAAAGATAGAAAGGAAAGATTTTGGAGCTGATGATGCACAAAGTGTGATGCCATATGGAAATGCAATGGAAACTGAAAAGTGGTGGCGACTGGTGAAGTTTTTACCTTTCCTTTTtatagtgaaaaaaaaaactggaaatTGAAGGGGTGGTTTTTGCCCAATGTTTCTATAGTCAAAAAGCCCGTCttatgtttatgatgcaaatTTCAGTACCCAAAGGCGTGCTTCTTTGTTCAGAGTACTAACATACACAAAAGCAGAAAGATTTGTGGttttgtcttttgtttctttcttgtctGCATCTTTGAGATGAAATCTTAGAAGAGCGTAAAGCTTGGCAGGATCAGAAAGAGGAACGCTAGTGCGTGTTGTGTGTGTTTTCGTTGCATGAGAGTGTGAGTTTCGGAGAAATCAAGAGATGGGGTGCTGTTACTCAAGGATAAAGCAAGAGGAAATGGTTTCAAGATGCAAGGCAAGAAAGAGGTACATGAAACAGTTGGTTAAAGCAAGGCAAGCTTTCTCAGCTGCTCACAGCATGTATCTAAGGTCTCTCAGAAACACTGGCTCGGCTCTGCTTCAATTTGCAACCAATGAGACAAAccttcactaccaaaaccaccACCTTCCGCCGCCACTGCAGCCGCCTTTGCGGCCGCCTCAACTCCCAGCCACCCCACCACCTCCGCCGGTCCCAATGAGTCCTGTTTCTGACAGGTGGAcaacctccaccaccaccacccacACCACCTCTTCCGCCCTCCCACCAccccctccccctcctcctcctcctccgcctCCGGCACCGGCTTCCTCCACCTGGGATTTCTGGGACCCTTTCATGCCTTCATCGTCCAGGTCAGGGACGGAGGAGGAGTGGGAGGAGACGACCGTTGCTTCTGAGGTTGCCGCGACCACAACGGTTGGGGCAGCCAGCGTGGCGGCCCCACCGTCTGTCATCAGCGGGTTTTCGAAGGACACTGCCGCCACGTCGATTACAAGTGAGTTGGCTATGGTGGTCTCCACCAAGGGGAAAGACCTGGTTGAGATCATCAAAGAACTTGATGACTATTTTCTGAAAGCAGCTAATGCCGGCGGGCCGCTCTCATTGCTCTTGGAAGTCCCCACTTGTACCTTTTCCGACCTAAGATCCTCAGGTAATCTTAACGCCAGATTCAGATGCATGATGAAGCCATCCATATCTTGTCGTATTATTtgtaatttaaggaaaaaaaaaaaaaagagaagaggaaATGTTCTTGTGAATAGCCCATATCTTGTCCATCCTGATATTTTGTATTTTGTGGCTTTATTTGCAATTATAAGCAATTTATGAGTTGAGTATTGACTGTATGCGGCAAATTGAAGCAAAATTTCATTTGGGCTTTTAGTTACTTTTAATTAATTGTGAAAATTGGAGTGCAAGATTTAATGTTGTTGCGAAAATGGGATGCAGGTAGAGTTTATGGGAGTGGGAGGAATCTGAATCCATTGTTGTGGACGTGGAATTCGAGTCCGAAATGGAATGGTGGATTTGGGAAATGCATTGAGGACTCAATTGGGAATGTGAATGTTGGTGGTGGTGTAGGTGTAGGTGTAGGTGTTTCCACCACAGCTACTAGTCATTGCTCAACTGTGGAGAGGTTGTACGCTTGGGAGAAGAAACTGTACCAGGAGGTCAAGGTACCTACTACCATCACCAAAATTTCAGACTTTGCTTCCGTTTATTGTGCATATATTGATGTGGGACCACTGGACCCTGAATCTAGTGCAATTTTTTCATTTAGGACCCACAGATCGTTaatttgctatttttttttctttctttttttggtttttggttgGGTTCTTGGGATTGCTTTGGATGATCATAGAATGCTGAGAGTTTGAAgttagaacatgagagaaaggcagCCCAGCTGCGGAAGCTAGAGGTGAAGAGGGCTGATTATGTGAAGACTGAGAAAGCCAAGAAAGAAGTGGAGAAATTGGAATCAAGGATGATGGTTGCTTCACAGGCAATCGAAACCACGTCTGCTGAAATAATTAAGTTGCGGGAGTCAGAACTCTATCCACAGCTCGTTGATCTTGTAAAAGGGTTAGtcctctccctccctcccttaACATTTTTTGTTATTCGTCTTCTCTTTCTTCTGTTTAAAGCTTTTTCCTACGTGTGGACTGTAATTTAAATAAGTTAAATTAGGTGGTGGGAATGGACTAATGGAGCGTTAGTTAGTTCTCCTGTAATTCCTTCCTACATAGGAGTGAGTTTTAGTACCCTTTTAAGGTCTCTTTGACCACTTGGAAGACCAAGACAAAGAGGTCAGAGGTCAAAGGTCAAGTTGAATTAGTACATTGTGTCgtgacattattattattaaaacttcATCCGTATCCAATTGAATTCTATCCGTGCATGttacttttacttttttgaGGTTATTTGACTACTTTTAGTGATTGGTCCCTGTCTTTTTAATGCCCTTTCCTCGGATACTTGACAATCACATTTCACACAACACAGTATAAAAGTACGTTTGTATAATGACAATGTAGGGTACATGTCCAACAGTCCAAGAAGCCCTAATAAGTAAACTACGTCCTTATTTCATTTATCTAGATGCTTCGCCAGAATCATTATCTTCTTGCATTCACCAATAACAAGCCTCACAAATCTTCATCTGGGTAGGATGAAGAAGCACCAAGAGGCTGGAGATGTTGATGACTTTGGagtaaaaaaagaaactaaGTCAATCTGTTTATATGAGTTAAGCATAGTCGCCAGCCAGTCAAGGTCTGGAAATGAGAATCTGCAAGGACTACAAGACCACTAAATGGATCTTGATTTTATGCCGTTGTGTCAAACATTCAGAGTAGCCACTAAATGAAGTCAAAATTGtcaattttgcatattttcttggaATGAATTATCTTCTATTCTTTTCCACGAGTTTCATCCGTCTCCTGCCTAGCTTGACTTTGCCATGCAAAGGCTATTCCTCTTGTTATAAGAATTTGCCTAATTCTTCCCAAATCTTGTAAACCtgactttttttattattaactCTTTTTCCCTGCAATTCATTGGTTATGCATATTTCCTAATCCTTGGTTTAGACGAGTTCAACATAAATGAGTGAGAAGTTATGTTGGAAGTTAATTGCAAACTGGGTATACCAATCAATGGAATCTTATGCGTGCAGCCTGACAAATTACTGATGTACTTCACTTTTCCTGGTTTACAGATTGATGGGCATGTGGAGAAGCATGTATGAGTGTCACCAAGTACAAACTCACATAGTTCAGCAGCTGAAGTATGTCAACGCCATTCCATCTACAAACCCAACCTCTGAAATTCACCGGCAGTCAACTCTCCAACTTGAGCTTGAAGCACAACAGTGGCACATCTCCTTCTGCAACCTTGTTAGGGCCCAAAGGGATTACATTCAGTCCCTAACTGGCTGGCTCAGGCTTAGCTTGTTCCAACTCGGCAACAAACCAGCAGTCAGAACTGGACTGGATTCTGCAATTTACTCCTTTTGTGAAGAGTGGCAGCATACTGTCAACAATGCTCCAGACAAAGTAGCATCTGAAGGAGTCAAGGGCTTCTTAACAGTGATCCGTGCTGTTGTTGTACAGCAAACAGAAGAACAAAAACAGAAGAAGAAGTCAGATTCAGTATTTAAAGAGCTTGAGAAGAAGGCAATTGAGCTAAGATCACTTGAGTCTAAGTATGGTCCATATTATATGGCCGACAACTACAGCAGTACCAGAAGCAAGGATCCAGTAGGGGAGAAGCGAGCAAAAGTGGAGAATTTGAGAGTAAGAGCTGAGGATGAGAAGGCCAAGTATGAGAAGTCAGTTAGTGTAACGAGGGCAATGACACTGAACAACCTGCAAATGGGGTTGCCGCATGTCTTTCAGTCAGTGACCGGTTTTGCCAATGTCTGCACACATGCATTTGAGTCTGTCTATAACCAGGCTAGAGGTACTGATGAGATGCAGATGCATGATGTGAAGCGACTTTTGCCTTGAGAGAATAGGCTGCTCAACTCCTATATGGTTGGCCAGAGAAAGTGTGTACTTAGTTTTGCCTGTGTATACTTTGTTTTGACTGAAGAAAAAGGGTCAATTCTGATGCAGAATATTGACAAGATTATATCCTTGAAATTCGGTGAAATACAGTTCTGACTGTAAGCCATAAGAAAGGTCTCTGTCATGCAAGGCATCTTCCGTATGGAGGTAGCAAGATATTACTCGTGATTAAATGCATACTTCTGACAGAACGGTGGAAAACATTCAGCAGTAGAGGATCCTAAGTCtgtttaaattttgatttaggTATTAGAGTTGTTTGTTTAAACAAGTATTAGTGTCCATATAAATTCCTTCTGTTTGTTCACTCTGTAGGATCTTTATCCAATTTTGCGTAGCCGCATCAGGTTTCTTTACGTCTGTCAGCTACTCATCATTCTTTTCTTGtcctttctctcccttttttggTTCCTAGTTTATGTCAATTATTTCCCTGGTTTGAGTGTGGAGGCAAATTTGGAGCAGAAATTTTGCACTAGAGAATCTCCCCAATATTGGTGGAGGCAGATTACTTAGCGAACGAATTGAACACATCATAAAGGGTGCCAAGTATAAACCATATATGGAAAAGCCAGCAAAAGACCTAACATTCCAACATATATGCAACACAGATGACAGTCTCAGAAGTTTACTCCATTCTCTATTGATCCTTTCATCTATAAGACGGAAGATATCATAGAGAAGGAGAGAGACCAACGGTCTAGATAAACAATTACTGCGGGACAAAAAGACAGCATCCTAGAAGTGTACAAGTTCTGTTCCTCTTCTACTCTCCAAAAGGGGGAACAATAAGGTACTTACTAATACAATCGCTCCATCATGCAACCTGTGGATTAGTTGGGCCTAAGCATTTGGCAGACAACCACGTCAACCGCTTGTCAATTTTGAGAGATAAAAATGTCTCCCTTGCAATGCGGTTGTTGAAGAGGTCCAATGCCGCATAATAAATTTGGTCACTTACGCCTTGCAGTTCATCCAATGCTCTCACACAATCTGTTATTGAATACCTGTCATTAAATTTCTTAATAGCCGCAGCCCTGAGTTTTGAAGCAGCAGCCATCTCCATTATGGCTCCTGCAATGACCCCATCAATACCTTTACGCCCCCTTTTCTGCCCAATAACTCTAGAACCCACAGTTGATTGAAGATTCTCGCGATCATCAGCTGTTTCAGAGCCTTGCTCAGATTCTGAGTTAGATACGTCTTCCTGGTACACATTCAAAGCTTGTGGATCCGAAGTTGACAGAGTTCCTCCGTGCTCATAGGATCCATTTGACCTATTATATTTCCCCCTTGTCCCAGGTAATGAGAAAATGGTGCACAGTTGCTTGTACATTGGACATCCACTACTCCTTACGGGTTCAGAATCAGGATGTTCCTGTTAAATGTACATGACGAGTGATAGGTGGTCAATAACTAATTAAAGAATTCAAACTGCTTTTGATAAATGAATCAGATTCCTGTTTAGACATCAAGGAATGAACTTCCCAAGCTAAAACAGGTCATAACTTGTCTAATTAGTCATGACAATAGAAACAGGAATTGCAAACCTTGATATATGCATCCCATACTTCATCAGTAGCCATGACAACACCAGTGGCTGGATCCCATTTAAAATCACCGTGATCAAGCAGGGACTTCACAATTACATATTGCTTTCTTAAGGCAGCATAACGGCTTTTCAATTGCTCATTGTCCCAAGCAAGGCCCGTTTTTTCACGGAAATCCTCACAGACACACTCCCATGCTTTCTTGTCAAAAGATTTATTGCGTTTATTCCCTTGGCGAACCTGCTCTACCAGCAAGTCCACTAATATTCTGGTCAGCGCTGATGTCCACTTAGCCCTTGAGGGTGATTCTGACTGCTGTACAGGAGGTAGTCTCCTTGAACGAGTAGACCGGCTTGCCATCTGCCAGATCAACACCATGCCGTCAAGTGACAGTTCAGCATATACCTAATAATGCTTCAAAAGGACAAACTACAACACATGatatggggaaaaaaaatccagaaaaagaaaaggctaaCTGCTGAAGCTCTATTTCTTTCATTTGTCTGGTctgttttcctttcatttttggAATTTAACTCAAAAAAGCTTGCGAAGGCATTATTAAAAGATAGCCAACCTTTATAAAGTTCTTTCAACACCAATTTACTATCACAGGATCACACACAAGTTCAGAAGCGCTTAAACACCACGACTTTGCAggccttgcttttgaggtacgTGACATTTGTTAAGCATGTCAAGAAGTAGCATTTTAATCAAATAGATGTGGAAGTCAAGGCAAAGAAGCATCAAAATTTGATGCTATTAAGGAACATCCAACAAGCAGCATCATGCATTTTCTGCTAGCAACACTTAACCACTAATCAAATTGTATATTACAACAATAATATCAACAAAATGGTATGTTATATTAGTACTTCTATTTCAGTTACTCCAAattttcttggtttcttgtAAGAATAAGTTTCTTCTATCCTAATGATCAACTATAACCAACTCCAAATTGCAAAATAACaaggcaaaaagaaaaggaaaataaaaggatgaaaaaaaaagggccgATTGGAGGACAGCTTAATCCAGCCACCGTGCCCTTATTTTATGATTGGGGAGTAATGGCGGAGCATACCCAGCGGAAAAAAAAGGTCTTGATGGAGACTTGGATGGATTGATCAATTCAGTATGTTTGCTCGTTGACGATGGTGTTGGAGGGCGAGAGTAGGGGTGGCGCCGCCGATGGACAGACTGAACCCTGAAGGCAGAGAATAAGAGTTGCCCGACACCAGTACAAGTGTCTTCCGATACACCCAGCTAAGTTTGTACCTGAGAGAATAATGTAATTATAAATTCCATATATTTTGAGTTTTCAAAAGGATAAGAAAATTATTATATAAACAAAAGAGAACCTAATTTGAAAATAatttatgtgagaaaaaaataaACTCAATTCCTGAAATTCTACAGGCCTTGTGATTGAAACAGTAGCATAAGAAGACACTAAATTtggatttgtttggataaagtattatttgaaataatttttgtaataatttttgtaatgtgagataaaaaaacaTGTTAAAAATGTGATTATAATataagcaaaatattatttgaaaaaatgagATATCCAAACCGTTAACCAAGTGCTTCATCACGGAGGAATTAAGAGCGGCgtgagggggggggggggggaggaggttttttttttttggcgtaACCTACTAGAGGAAATAATCAAAATTcgtattttgagcaaaaattgctattttcagGATGAAGAAAATAGGTAGCAGGACGCATAATTCCGCGTAGTCGAAGGTTGCCTCTACAATTACAAACCATGTAGCAATTTTTTCAGCTACATATGACCAAAATCTGGGTGAGCTAAAGAATGCACAAAATGATGACCCCCCTGAATTGCCGGACAAAACAAGGCTTCACAATGAAACTATTACATCTTGATACTAGAATTTAcataatttacaaaaagaaCGCCGTGTTGAGGCGGAGAGATTCACCGGTTGCTTGACAAAGTTTAccaatcttctatttcatcCTCACTTGTCATCTCACTTTTATCATCCAAAATAAGTCCATCCAAGTCATCAGCCATGTGTTCTGGGGATGCTTCGTGAGCTTCAAAATCTTCAGATGCTTTATTTCCTATCCGCTTAAGGGCAGGTTTAATCTCCGTAGCAACAACTGACAGATCATACAAGTTTAGCCCATTATTAGCATCACGTTGCTGGCTTACCATTTGACGCTGCAAACACATCAAAGGGCGCAGATGCATTACTATTAGGAGGCGAAAAGTGACAAAATGGGCAGAAGCTCACCGAGTACACAGACAAATTGAAGTAAAGGGTAAGAATTGACAATCGTTGGATGGCACATTTACTCCAAAAGGACAATTTAGACACATGATAAAGAAAACCCACATTAGTATACGAATTGAGCTTACACTTGACGGACATCTGCTGCTATCACcccccaacaacaaaa
This window encodes:
- the LOC113701082 gene encoding L10-interacting MYB domain-containing protein-like isoform X1; translation: MVLIWQMASRSTRSRRLPPVQQSESPSRAKWTSALTRILVDLLVEQVRQGNKRNKSFDKKAWECVCEDFREKTGLAWDNEQLKSRYAALRKQYVIVKSLLDHGDFKWDPATGVVMATDEVWDAYIKEHPDSEPVRSSGCPMYKQLCTIFSLPGTRGKYNRSNGSYEHGGTLSTSDPQALNVYQEDVSNSESEQGSETADDRENLQSTVGSRVIGQKRGRKGIDGVIAGAIMEMAAASKLRAAAIKKFNDRYSITDCVRALDELQGVSDQIYYAALDLFNNRIARETFLSLKIDKRLTWLSAKCLGPTNPQVA
- the LOC113701082 gene encoding L10-interacting MYB domain-containing protein-like isoform X2, which encodes MASRSTRSRRLPPVQQSESPSRAKWTSALTRILVDLLVEQVRQGNKRNKSFDKKAWECVCEDFREKTGLAWDNEQLKSRYAALRKQYVIVKSLLDHGDFKWDPATGVVMATDEVWDAYIKEHPDSEPVRSSGCPMYKQLCTIFSLPGTRGKYNRSNGSYEHGGTLSTSDPQALNVYQEDVSNSESEQGSETADDRENLQSTVGSRVIGQKRGRKGIDGVIAGAIMEMAAASKLRAAAIKKFNDRYSITDCVRALDELQGVSDQIYYAALDLFNNRIARETFLSLKIDKRLTWLSAKCLGPTNPQVA
- the LOC113701079 gene encoding protein ALTERED PHOSPHATE STARVATION RESPONSE 1-like is translated as MGCCYSRIKQEEMVSRCKARKRYMKQLVKARQAFSAAHSMYLRSLRNTGSALLQFATNETNLHYQNHHLPPPLQPPLRPPQLPATPPPPPVPMSPVSDRWTTSTTTTHTTSSALPPPPPPPPPPPPPAPASSTWDFWDPFMPSSSRSGTEEEWEETTVASEVAATTTVGAASVAAPPSVISGFSKDTAATSITSELAMVVSTKGKDLVEIIKELDDYFLKAANAGGPLSLLLEVPTCTFSDLRSSGRVYGSGRNLNPLLWTWNSSPKWNGGFGKCIEDSIGNVNVGGGVGVGVGVSTTATSHCSTVERLYAWEKKLYQEVKNAESLKLEHERKAAQLRKLEVKRADYVKTEKAKKEVEKLESRMMVASQAIETTSAEIIKLRESELYPQLVDLVKGLMGMWRSMYECHQVQTHIVQQLKYVNAIPSTNPTSEIHRQSTLQLELEAQQWHISFCNLVRAQRDYIQSLTGWLRLSLFQLGNKPAVRTGLDSAIYSFCEEWQHTVNNAPDKVASEGVKGFLTVIRAVVVQQTEEQKQKKKSDSVFKELEKKAIELRSLESKYGPYYMADNYSSTRSKDPVGEKRAKVENLRVRAEDEKAKYEKSVSVTRAMTLNNLQMGLPHVFQSVTGFANVCTHAFESVYNQARGTDEMQMHDVKRLLP